The following DNA comes from Prosthecobacter algae.
ACGTAGATTTCCGCCGCCATCAGGGAGCGCCAGGCAAAGGCCCAGCCCTGCTTCATGCCGCTGACGAGATGCGGCAGGCTGGCTGGCAAAAGCACGTGCCACAACAGATGCAACCCGCCGGAGCCCATGGTGGAGGCTGCCCGGCGATAGATGGGCGGGATCTGACGGATGCCGTGATCCGTGGCCAGCAACACAGCCCACAAAGTGCCCATGATGACGATGAACAGCATGGCCGTCTCCGTCTGGCCAAACCACAGCAGTGCCAGCGGCACCCAGCAAACACTCGGCAACGTCTGCAAGCCCAGGGCCAGCACGCCCAGCGTATCCGCCGCAAAACGAAAACGAGCAGTCAGCAGGCCAAGCGGGATGCCCGCAGCCAAACCCACCACATAGCCCAAAAGCAGCCGCCTCATGGTCACGCAGCCCGCCTCAAACAAGGAACCGTCTTTCAGTGCAGTGATGAGGTACTCCCCAATGGCCAGAGGCGCAGGCACCAATACGGGCGACCACCAGCCAGCCCGCGAAGCCGCCTCCCAGATGATGATGAGAAACAAGAAAAAGCCGAGGGAACGGAGAACGCGGATCATGCAGAAGGGGTATTTTTTTTGAGGTCAGCCGTAATGGCGCTAGCGAGTTGGGCTACGGCCACATCGTTGATGTCGCGAGGTCGTGGCAGGTCCACGCGATACTCGTTGTGGATGCGTCCGGGGCGTGGAGTGAAGAGGACCACACGGTCTCCCAAACACACGGCTTCACGGACGTTGTGGGTGACAAACACAACCGTCTTCCGGCGCTTTTGCTGGATGTTTTGCAGGTCAGCGTAGAGCTGCTCCCGGGTCATCGCATCCAGGGCAGCAAAGGGCTCATCCATCAGCAGCACTTGGGGATTTGGGGCGAGGGCACGGGCCAGCGCCACACGCTGCTTCATGCCCCCGGAGAGTTCGTGAATGTTAGACTGGGAAAACTTTTCCAACCCGACCAGCTTGAGATAAAACATGGCCAGTTCACGCCGGTCATCCTGCGTGAGGCCCGGCTTCAGGTTCAGTCCAAAAAGCACATTGCCCATGACATCTAGCCAGGGGAAAAGCGCGTGTTCCTGAAACATGACCATGCGCTGCCGCCCTGGCCCCGTGATGTCCTGCCCATCCGACTGGATGCTGCCCTCGGTGGGCTTCTCCAGGCCAGCGATCAGGTTGAGCAGCGTGCTCTTGCCACAGCCGCTGGCACCCAGCAGGCAGACGAATTCGCCGTCCTCCACCTGCAGGTTGATGTCCTCCAGGGCCGTGACTGTCTGCCGAGCCCCACGGAAAAGCTTCGAGACATTGTGGATGTGCAGTTTGGCAGTGCTGGATGCTCCCAGTTCCTCTTGGATGCTCATGAAGTCAGATCAAAGTTGGGGCAGCAAGGCATCCAGGGATGGGATGTCTTTGAGGAAGCCAGCCTTCTGGGCGGCCACCACCATTTCGTCCAGGCCGCTGCGGTTGACCTCGGTGTTGAGGACTACCCGTGGGAGGGCGCGGTCCAGCAGCGCTTCCCCCGGTGCCTTGGTCGTCAGTTCCTTGAGTTCGGACTGGATGAGCTTGCGTGCCTCAAGTGGGTTTTTCTGGATCCATTCGGTGAGTTCCTCATGGGCAGACACCAGTTTCTTCGCCAGTTCGGGGCGATCCTTCACAAAGGCGACGCTGGAGGCCAGAATGGTGGCAAAGGTACCTTTGTCTTCGACGAAGATTTTTCCACCCGCTTCCAGTTCCAGACGGCTAACCCATGGCTCCACCGTCCACACAGCATCGATGTCCCGCTTGATGAAGAGGGCCAACTGATCCGGATTCTGAGTGGGCAGCACGGAAGCCTCGCCCCCGGTCGCAGTGACCTTGATCCCGTTGTCGGCCAACCAGGCGCGCAACTGCACATCCTGGGTATTGCCGAGCTGCGGGGTGGCGATGCGTTTCCCCTTAAAATCAGCAGGTGTTTGGATGCCTGCCTCTGGCCGGACCACCAGGGCACTGCCACCTGTGGCTGCCCCGGAAAGAATACGGATCTCCGTGCCTTTGGACTTGGCATACGCATTCAGCACGGGGCTGGGGCCAATGTAAGTCACATCCAACGAACGGGCAAAGATAGCCTCCGTGGCCGAGGGACCTGCATTGTAAACAAACCACTCCACAGGCACGCCCAGGCGCGGCTCAAACCAGCCCTTGCCCTGACGACTCAGGGCATGAGCGACCAGTCCCTGAATGTGAGTGATGTTTGGGAAATGGCCAAAGCGCAGCGGGGCATTGGCATCGGCTGGCTTTTTGCTGCAGGCAGCGAGACCTGCGGCACTGAGAGTGGAAAGGAAGTGTCTGCGGTTCATGGTTTTCATCGGGTGTATTTTTGAATCAATTCTTGTTAGAATGCCTTGAGGCTGATTTCCAGATAAGCAAAGTCGGTGTCCTGTGGCCGTCCCTGGCCACGGGTAAAATCGCCAGCCGTGAAGTGGGCATAACCGAGGATGGCTTCCACCTTGGGTGTCACCTGCCAGCGGATGCGTCCATCGAACTCGTGCCCGATCATGCTGCCGCTGTCGCCCTGACGATCACGAAGATTGGCGGCAGAAAAGCGGTCCGTGTCGCTGGCCAGCCAATAGAAGCTGTATCCCAGATCCATTCGCAACTTCTTGTTTGGCGTCA
Coding sequences within:
- a CDS encoding ABC transporter permease; amino-acid sequence: MIRVLRSLGFFLFLIIIWEAASRAGWWSPVLVPAPLAIGEYLITALKDGSLFEAGCVTMRRLLLGYVVGLAAGIPLGLLTARFRFAADTLGVLALGLQTLPSVCWVPLALLWFGQTETAMLFIVIMGTLWAVLLATDHGIRQIPPIYRRAASTMGSGGLHLLWHVLLPASLPHLVSGMKQGWAFAWRSLMAAEIYVTVLTGFGLGHLLHYGRELQAMDQVAAIMLVILIVGFAADKLLFSPWESFLRRRWGLV
- a CDS encoding ABC transporter ATP-binding protein, which codes for MSIQEELGASSTAKLHIHNVSKLFRGARQTVTALEDINLQVEDGEFVCLLGASGCGKSTLLNLIAGLEKPTEGSIQSDGQDITGPGRQRMVMFQEHALFPWLDVMGNVLFGLNLKPGLTQDDRRELAMFYLKLVGLEKFSQSNIHELSGGMKQRVALARALAPNPQVLLMDEPFAALDAMTREQLYADLQNIQQKRRKTVVFVTHNVREAVCLGDRVVLFTPRPGRIHNEYRVDLPRPRDINDVAVAQLASAITADLKKNTPSA
- a CDS encoding ABC transporter substrate-binding protein — its product is MNRRHFLSTLSAAGLAACSKKPADANAPLRFGHFPNITHIQGLVAHALSRQGKGWFEPRLGVPVEWFVYNAGPSATEAIFARSLDVTYIGPSPVLNAYAKSKGTEIRILSGAATGGSALVVRPEAGIQTPADFKGKRIATPQLGNTQDVQLRAWLADNGIKVTATGGEASVLPTQNPDQLALFIKRDIDAVWTVEPWVSRLELEAGGKIFVEDKGTFATILASSVAFVKDRPELAKKLVSAHEELTEWIQKNPLEARKLIQSELKELTTKAPGEALLDRALPRVVLNTEVNRSGLDEMVVAAQKAGFLKDIPSLDALLPQL